In Musa acuminata AAA Group cultivar baxijiao chromosome BXJ2-10, Cavendish_Baxijiao_AAA, whole genome shotgun sequence, a genomic segment contains:
- the LOC135624536 gene encoding plastid-lipid-associated protein 6, chloroplastic-like — MASLLLPPASSLLSPSSAAAASYSSSRHRLIFPSIGNLRKSSHRRKFFLPAAAAVLDKSPVFDPSPGFQESHDVIAPLKLKLLNVVSGLNRGLAANEEDLRRAESAAKELEAVGGIVDLTKHQDKLQGQWKLIYSSAFSSRALGGSRPGPPTGRLLPITLGQVFQRIDILSKDFDNIVELQFGTPWPLPQLEATAILAHKFELIGTSKIKITFIKTTVKPRGSYSQLPPLEVPQLPDALRPPSNTGSGEFEVTYLDSDTRITRGDRGELRVFVIS, encoded by the exons ATGGCTTCGCTTCTCCTTCCGCCTGCATCATCGCTTCTCTCTCCgtcctctgctgctgctgcatcatATTCTTCTTCTCGTCATCGCTTGATTTTCCCGTCGATAGGAAATCTGCGAAAATCGAGTCACAGGAGGAAGTTCTTCCTTCCGGCAGCAGCAGCTGTGCTGGATAAGTCCCCTGTGTTCGACCCGTCGCCCGGGTTCCAAGAGTCTCACGATGTCATCGCTCCCTTGAAGCTGAAATTGCTC AATGTTGTTTCTGGGCTGAACAGAGGCCTTGCAGCTAATGAAGAAGATCTAAGAAGGGCAGAATCTGCAGCCAAGGAGCTTGAGGCTGTAGGAGGCATAGTTGATCTTACAAAACACCAGGACAAACTTCAGGGCCAATGGAAATTAATTTATAGCAGTGCATTCTCTTCTCGCGCGCTAGGTGGCAGCCGTCCTGGACCTCCGACGGGCAGGCTACTCCCAATAACTCTTGGACAG GTTTTCCAACGGATCGATATCCTTAGCAAAGATTTTGATAATATAGTGGAGCTTCAGTTTGGTACACCATGGCCACTTCCACAACTAGAGGCTACTGCTATATTAGCTCATAAATTCGAACTTATTG GAActtctaaaataaaaataacattcATAAAAACTACTGTTAAGCCAAGGGGGAGCTACTCACAACTTCCACCTCTTGAAGTTCCTCAACTTCCCGATGCACTGCGACCTCCTTCCAACACGGGAAGTGGCGAATTCGAAGTCACATACCTTGATAGTGATACTCGTATCACTCGCGGAGACAGAGGGGAGCTGAGGGTGTTTGTCATCTCCTGA
- the LOC135582312 gene encoding CASP-like protein 5A1 isoform X2: MFVSRPAVQPVEAPSPVNAAENPPRLRMKDIHGMPGTAGGLALRLSQFGLAVAALGVMESTSNFGFVTVFCYLIAAAITQSLWSISLAFLDIYALLVKRCLRNPRALCIFTIGDGIISTLTFSAACASAGITILLRGNGSICSHEHCTSFETAIAIAFISWFVICPSFLLNFWQLASS; this comes from the exons ATGTTCGTGAgcaggccggcggtgcaacccgtgGAGGCGCCGTCTCCCGTAAATGCTGCCGAGAACCCGCCGAGGTTGAGGATGAAGGATATCCATGGCATGCCGGGGACGGCCGGCGGCCTCGCCCTGCGTCTGTCTCAGTTTGGGTTAGCGGTCGCTGCGCTTGGCGTCATGGAATCCACCAGCAATTTCGGATTCGTCACTGTCTTCTG CTATCTGATTGCAGCAGCCATCACGCAGAGCTTGTGGAGTATCTCATTAGCTTTTCTGGATATATATGCTCTTCTAGTCAAACGCTGCTTGCGGAATCCCCGAGCTCTGTGTATATTTACCATTGGGGATGGG ATCATATCCACACTGACATTTTCAGCTGCTTGTGCATCTGCCGGCATTACAATTCTGCTTCGTGGTAATGGCAGCATATGCTCACATGAGCACTGCACAAGCTTTGAGACTGCCATCGCCATAGCCTTCATCAGTTGGTTTGTAATCTGCCCATCGTTTCTCTTGAACTTTTGGCAATTGGCATCAAGTTGA
- the LOC135582312 gene encoding protein LYK5-like isoform X1, producing MARTRPRCSKSSLDLLPLFFLRLIFFCHAQQQSYTGNELLNCFGANDSSNLGYSCHGATHHSCASYLTFRSQDAYQTPQEIADLLGADAASVAAINGIEDTTSAVPQGELVLVPTTCSCSGLYYQHNVSYTVKPGDTYFTVANNTYRGLSTCRALIAQNPYDPINISIGVRFVVPLRCACPTEDQVAGGIKYLLTYLVTWGDDLSSIAGRFHSELLFLLMYPNNLTANATLYPFTTLLVPLGEEPTRVSEPAASPPPLAEASATITNTNLRIKLSIRFFDV from the coding sequence ATGGCTAGGACGAGGCCGAGGTGCTCGAAATCCTCCCTTGATCTGCTACCTCTCTTCTTCTTGCGGTTGATCTTCTTCTGCCATGCCCAGCAGCAGTCGTACACGGGCAACGAGCTGTTGAACTGCTTCGGCGCCAATGACTCCTCCAATCTGGGCTATTCCTGCCATGGCGCGACGCATCACTCCTGCGCCTCCTACCTCACCTTCCGATCCCAGGACGCCTACCAGACCCCGCAAGAGATTGCAGACCTGCTCGGCGCCGATGCCGCCAGCGTCGCCGCCATCAACGGCATCGAAGACACGACCTCGGCCGTTCCCCAGGGCGAGCTGGTCCTCGTGCCCACCACCTGCTCGTGCTCTGGCTTATACTACCAGCACAACGTCTCCTACACCGTGAAACCCGGTGACACCTACTTTACCGTCGCCAACAACACGTACCGGGGACTTTCCACCTGCCGGGCGCTCATCGCCCAGAATCCCTACGACCCCATCAACATCTCCATCGGCGTCAGGTTTGTAGTCCCCCTCCGGTGCGCGTGCCCCACCGAGGACCAGGTTGCCGGCGGCATCAAGTACCTGCTCACGTATCTAGTCACTTGGGGCGACGATCTCTCCTCGATCGCCGGCCGGTTTCATTCCGAGTTATTGTTCCTGTTGATGTATCCCAACAACCTGACGGCCAACGCTACCCTCTACCCCTTCACGACTCTGTTGGTGCCCCTCGGAGAAGAGCCCACCAGGGTCTCCGAACCGGCCGCATCGCCGCCGCCGCTAGCTGAGGCAAGTGCTACAATAACTAATACTAATCTCCGAATCAAGTTGTCTATCCGATTCTTTGATGTCTAA
- the LOC104000440 gene encoding uncharacterized protein LOC104000440, translating to MVRSNQLSVHSSLPPPPSSNPIPLRRCPNPNFRPKFSDLLLLTGYRRSSFRCPLVGGGGSSGSSWDSNAESVRAGRFKFRDGGAGGDEGEGVSWRSDKRRWWSDDSDEPDEDFEAFDDDPVEQDPWDKIWIFKVFKSYGYLLPAIIVSMLLATGPKAFLMALALPLGQSAISLAIDKVWGKVPGGQQTSRKSKKKSFTRSDGGYKRQWQDRSSYNSPGRHDYQSWVSMDPGVDDKAKTSEPSLGGWDDLDRQGGSTSGRARQQPSTPRSSPESELVKKGKLSKRGRYKGAPLFLRLLIAVFPFLGSWTRMLW from the exons ATGGTTCGTTCCAACCAGCTCTCCGTCCATTCCTCCCTCCCTCCGCCCCCTTCCTCGAACCCGATCCCTCTTCGTCGGTGCCCTAATCCTAATTTTCGCCCGAAGTTTTCGGACCTCCTGCTTCTCACCGGATATCGTCGATCCTCTTTCCGCTGCCCGCTCGttggcggcggtggcagcagcgGCTCCTCATGGGACTCGAACGCCGAGTCCGTCCGTGCCGGAAGATTCAAGTTCCGAGATGGCGGCGCTGGAGGAGATGAGGGTGAGGGGGTTTCATGGAGGAGTGACAAGAGGCGGTGGTGGTCTGACGACTCCGATGAGCCCGATGAGGACTTCGAAGCGTTTGATGATGATCCTGTTGAGCAGGACCCTTGGGATAAGATTTGGATCTTTAAG GTATTCAAGTCGTATGGCTATCTGCTACCGGCTATCATAGTTTCGATGCTTCTTGCAACAGGTCCAAAGGCTTTTTTAATGGCCTTGGCATTGCCTCTTGGACAGTCAGCAATATCTCTGGCAATCGACAAGGTCTGGGGAAAGGTACCTGGAGGGCAACAAACCAGCCGCAAGTCCAAGAAGAAGTCTTTCACAAGATCTGATGGGGGCTATAAAAGACAGTGGCAGGACCGAAGCAGCTACAACAGCCCGGGAAGGCATGACTATCAGTCATGGGTATCTATGGATCCCGGTGTTGATGACAAGGCGAAAACTTCTGAACCCAGTTTGGGGGGATGGGATGACCTGGATCGGCAGGGAGGAAGCACCAGTGGTCGTGCAAGACAACAACCATCGACCCCAAGGAGTTCACCCGAGTCTGAGCTGGTGAAGAAGGGGAAGTTGTCCAAGAGGGGAAGATACAAGGGTGCACCACTGTTCCTGCGACTGCTGATTGCAGTTTTCCCATTCTTGGGTTCGTGGACTAGGATGTTGTGGTGA
- the LOC135625275 gene encoding GDP-mannose 4,6 dehydratase 1-like: MSSYGSNTGVDKKEENGNGEAPQPPSPTQIGGGVVPRPVPGEQRKVALVTGITGQDGSYLTEFLLGKGYEVHGLIRRSSNFNTARLEHLYVDPHNAAKARMKLHYADLSDASSLRRWVDALLPDEVYNLAAQSHVAVSFEIPDYTADVVGTGALRLLEAVRCAPKPIRYYQAGSSEMFGSTPPPQSESSLFHPRSPYAAAKVAAHWYTVNYREAYGLFACNGILFNHESPRRGENFVTRKITRALGRIRLGLQTKVYLGNLSAARDWGFAGDYVEAMWMMLQQDEPGDYVVATEESHTVEEFLQAAFGHVGLDWKDHVVIDPKYFRPAEVDSLKGDSTKARKALGWKPKVGFQDLVKMMVDHDLEIAKREKVLVDAGYIDAQQQP, encoded by the coding sequence ATGTCGTCCTACGGATCCAACACCGGCGTCGACAAGAAAGAGGAGAACGGCAACGGGGAGGCGCCGCAGCCTCCGTCGCCGACCCAGATCGGGGGCGGGGTGGTGCCGCGCCCCGTGCCGGGAGAACAGCGTAAGGTGGCCCTAGTCACGGGCATCACCGGGCAGGATGGGTCGTACCTGACGGAGTTCCTGTTGGGGAAGGGGTACGAGGTGCACGGCCTCATCCGGCGGTCCTCCAACTTCAACACCGCCCGCCTGGAACATCTGTACGTCGACCCCCACAACGCCGCCAAGGCCCGCATGAAGCTCCACTACGCCGACCTCTCCGACGCCTCTTCCCTCCGCCGCTGGGTCGACGCCCTGCTCCCCGACGAGGTCTACAACCTCGCTGCCCAGTCCCACGTCGCCGTCTCTTTCGAGATCCCCGACTACACCGCCGACGTCGTCGGCACCGGCGCCCTCCGCCTGCTGGAGGCCGTCCGTTGCGCCCCCAAGCCCATCCGCTACTACCAGGCCGGTTCCTCCGAGATGTTCGGCTCCACGCCGCCGCCCCAGTCGGAGTCCTCCCTATTCCACCCCCGCTCCCCCTACGCCGCCGCCAAGGTCGCCGCCCACTGGTACACCGTCAACTACCGCGAGGCCTACGGCCTCTTCGCCTGCAACGGCATCCTCTTCAACCACGAGAGCCCCCGCCGCGGCGAGAACTTCGTCACCCGCAAGATCACCCGCGCCTTGGGCCGCATCCGCCTCGGTCTCCAGACCAAGGTCTACCTCGGCAACCTCTCGGCCGCCCGCGACTGGGGCTTCGCCGGCGACTACGTCGAGGCCATGTGGATGATGCTGCAGCAGGACGAGCCCGGGGACTACGTGGTGGCCACGGAGGAGTCCCACACCGTGGAGGAGTTCCTTCAGGCCGCCTTCGGCCACGTGGGCCTGGACTGGAAGGACCACGTCGTGATCGATCCCAAGTACTTCCGCCCCGCCGAGGTCGACAGCCTCAAGGGCGACTCCACCAAGGCTAGGAAGGCGCTGGGGTGGAAGCCCAAGGTCGGGTTCCAGGACCTGGTGAAGATGATGGTGGACCACGATCTGGAGATCGCCAAGAGGGAGAAGGTGCTGGTGGACGCCGGATACATCGACGCCCAGCAGCAGCCCTAG
- the LOC135582312 gene encoding CASP-like protein 5A1 isoform X3: MFVSRPAVQPVEAPSPVNAAENPPRLRMKDIHGMPGTAGGLALRLSQFGLAVAALGVMESTSNFGFVTVFCYLIAAAITQSLWSISLAFLDIYALLVKRCLRNPRALCIFTIGDGIISTLTFSAACASAGITILLRGNGSICSHEHCTSFETAIAIAFISCI; encoded by the exons ATGTTCGTGAgcaggccggcggtgcaacccgtgGAGGCGCCGTCTCCCGTAAATGCTGCCGAGAACCCGCCGAGGTTGAGGATGAAGGATATCCATGGCATGCCGGGGACGGCCGGCGGCCTCGCCCTGCGTCTGTCTCAGTTTGGGTTAGCGGTCGCTGCGCTTGGCGTCATGGAATCCACCAGCAATTTCGGATTCGTCACTGTCTTCTG CTATCTGATTGCAGCAGCCATCACGCAGAGCTTGTGGAGTATCTCATTAGCTTTTCTGGATATATATGCTCTTCTAGTCAAACGCTGCTTGCGGAATCCCCGAGCTCTGTGTATATTTACCATTGGGGATGGG ATCATATCCACACTGACATTTTCAGCTGCTTGTGCATCTGCCGGCATTACAATTCTGCTTCGTGGTAATGGCAGCATATGCTCACATGAGCACTGCACAAGCTTTGAGACTGCCATCGCCATAGCCTTCATCAGTTG TATATGA